In the genome of Clavibacter sp. A6099, one region contains:
- a CDS encoding antitoxin Xre/MbcA/ParS toxin-binding domain-containing protein: MSAVSATALASKVVGIYDRLGLTQEEIGGIVDASARSVSRWVTGQVVPQRLNKARLLELAYVADAVAEVLPASQANVWMFSPSRLLDHDTPAERIHKGQYRDVLDLIEAIADGAFV, from the coding sequence ATGAGCGCAGTATCAGCGACAGCCCTAGCGAGCAAGGTGGTCGGCATCTACGACCGCCTTGGGCTTACTCAGGAGGAGATCGGCGGCATCGTCGACGCATCGGCTCGATCCGTCAGCCGATGGGTCACGGGGCAGGTCGTGCCCCAGAGGCTCAACAAGGCTCGGCTCCTCGAGCTGGCCTACGTGGCGGACGCGGTCGCAGAGGTTCTTCCAGCCAGCCAGGCCAACGTGTGGATGTTCTCACCCAGTCGATTACTTGATCACGACACCCCCGCAGAACGTATACACAAAGGTCAATACCGAGATGTACTTGACTTGATCGAGGCTATTGCGGATGGGGCGTTTGTGTGA
- a CDS encoding RES family NAD+ phosphorylase codes for MSDQLDEDLVERLNELTPRIVSGTYYRYSSARREPLSGAGARAFGGRWNPRGLFPAIYLAEPKESCAGEARRAAEALGTSAEVMLEAPFMLHTIEVNEVSVLNLTTDEALEHVGLSREDIADNDHTACRAVGHAAWFLGFQGVLAPSASEVGFVLAAFEGRLDMRHLRVDQSEPFTPALYSTLAPALW; via the coding sequence GTGAGCGATCAACTCGACGAAGATCTAGTAGAACGGCTCAATGAATTAACGCCACGCATCGTGAGTGGAACGTACTACCGTTATTCAAGCGCGCGACGAGAGCCCCTATCTGGTGCAGGTGCAAGGGCGTTCGGGGGTAGGTGGAACCCCCGTGGCCTGTTCCCGGCCATCTACTTGGCCGAACCCAAGGAATCGTGCGCGGGAGAGGCTCGGCGAGCCGCAGAGGCCCTCGGTACAAGTGCTGAGGTGATGCTGGAGGCGCCCTTTATGCTCCACACGATTGAAGTGAACGAAGTTAGTGTCCTTAATTTGACGACTGACGAAGCGTTGGAACACGTTGGGTTGAGCCGCGAAGATATTGCAGACAATGATCACACCGCTTGTCGGGCGGTTGGGCACGCAGCATGGTTTCTCGGCTTTCAAGGGGTACTCGCGCCGTCGGCATCTGAGGTCGGATTCGTGCTCGCGGCGTTTGAGGGGCGTCTAGACATGCGTCACCTTCGAGTTGATCAGTCCGAGCCCTTCACCCCGGCTCTCTACAGCACGCTGGCGCCAGCGCTCTGGTAG
- a CDS encoding Fic/DOC family protein, protein MSVDDKYTYPGSGGVLVNAAGIRSHAQLDEAMNDVASIVLAKIYTEPAPERLDLEYLRGIHVRMFGDLLPGIAGRIRDVDVQATGTGIPYCRPDFIEANLDTLFRKLEREDYLTGLNADTFTEWLADRWGELSAIHPWRDGNTRSQSMYVAALAQRAGHPIDWASVDVDARERAWSRR, encoded by the coding sequence ATGAGCGTCGACGACAAGTACACCTACCCCGGCAGCGGCGGCGTCCTCGTCAACGCAGCGGGCATCCGCAGCCACGCGCAGCTCGACGAGGCCATGAACGACGTCGCGTCGATCGTGCTCGCGAAGATCTACACCGAGCCCGCCCCAGAGCGCCTGGACCTCGAGTACCTCCGCGGCATCCACGTGCGCATGTTCGGGGATCTCCTTCCAGGGATCGCCGGCCGGATCCGCGACGTCGACGTCCAGGCGACGGGGACCGGGATCCCGTACTGCCGGCCCGACTTCATCGAAGCCAACCTCGACACGCTGTTCCGCAAGCTCGAGCGCGAGGACTACCTCACCGGCCTCAACGCCGACACCTTCACCGAGTGGCTGGCCGACCGCTGGGGCGAGCTCTCCGCGATCCACCCCTGGCGCGACGGCAACACCCGCAGCCAGTCGATGTACGTGGCCGCGCTCGCGCAGCGGGCCGGCCACCCGATCGACTGGGCGAGCGTCGACGTCGACGCGCGAGAGCGGGCCTGGTCTCGGCGGTGA
- a CDS encoding nucleotidyl transferase AbiEii/AbiGii toxin family protein, with the protein MPEQPDYVSGAAAGAAINSAARSAARSGSTSAHDLVTQTTFDRFLCRVFADDKPAFVLKGGLGMLARMPQSRATRDIDLAASEGDVAAAVEELIARVSVDLGDHFRFAYRSQTDLLTGDNQPYTGGCRVTFDAYLGVASRGKVDIDLAVGHMPTAQPERHVPANRLTRLNFRTHDYFLYPLVDQISDKLCATLQPYGPSGLPSSREKDLVDLAMIAMFQAVDAAELRMAIAQEFRLRGLEPTPRFTVPPEWGVAFRAMAARTPLAPSRSQLEDAVALVRALLDPVLDGSVTEGQWNPTTSSW; encoded by the coding sequence ATGCCTGAGCAGCCGGACTACGTCAGCGGCGCGGCCGCGGGCGCCGCGATCAACTCCGCCGCTCGAAGTGCGGCCCGTAGCGGGTCGACATCCGCTCATGACCTCGTCACGCAGACGACGTTCGACCGGTTCCTCTGTCGTGTGTTCGCGGATGACAAGCCGGCCTTTGTCCTTAAGGGCGGCCTGGGCATGCTGGCTCGCATGCCGCAGAGTCGGGCGACGCGCGACATAGATCTGGCAGCTTCCGAAGGCGATGTCGCTGCTGCCGTCGAGGAGCTGATCGCGCGCGTCTCTGTCGACCTGGGAGATCACTTCCGCTTCGCCTACCGGTCACAGACAGATCTGCTCACCGGAGACAATCAGCCCTACACGGGCGGTTGCCGAGTCACGTTCGACGCATATCTGGGTGTCGCATCCCGCGGCAAGGTCGACATCGACCTCGCCGTCGGACACATGCCGACGGCCCAACCCGAGCGCCACGTCCCCGCGAACCGGCTCACGCGGCTCAACTTCCGCACCCACGACTACTTCCTCTACCCGCTGGTCGACCAGATCAGCGACAAGCTGTGCGCGACACTGCAGCCCTACGGTCCCAGCGGGCTGCCGTCGTCGCGCGAGAAGGACCTGGTCGACCTGGCCATGATCGCGATGTTCCAGGCGGTCGACGCCGCCGAGCTCCGCATGGCCATCGCACAGGAGTTCCGCCTCCGCGGGCTCGAACCGACCCCACGCTTCACCGTGCCTCCCGAGTGGGGTGTCGCATTTCGGGCCATGGCCGCCCGGACTCCGCTTGCGCCCTCCCGCTCACAGCTCGAGGACGCGGTGGCTCTGGTCCGCGCGCTGCTTGATCCCGTGCTCGACGGGTCGGTAACTGAGGGGCAGTGGAATCCGACGACTTCGTCCTGGTAA
- a CDS encoding type IV toxin-antitoxin system AbiEi family antitoxin domain-containing protein, producing MKSLDALPRLAQLTASQWGMVTTAQAESAGVSRMQLSRLTQRGLLERLVHGVYRDAGSTPGEWDDIRAAWISAEPKRTAEERLRAATPDVVVSGSTAAHLHGYGDLQPEPYELITSKRRQSQRTDVRYRQRSVPPRDVTVVSGLPTTTIERTIADLVRDHHDLSLVADVLAGAVRADAVDTDRLVELLDADAGRTGEPPHDGAALVQKLLELGGVDAASQLERVLRQDTAVLADLGQRIGEGILASLAEHRAEMTGLLPDIAGSLGDAMGHSLLAAAVRESVLTSLLPSTSYITDGLLEHVRKSMTPVLPASQHVTVSPLGDALVPITSLLGEPKSTKPHKRTKRDSDA from the coding sequence ATGAAGTCCCTCGACGCGCTCCCCAGGCTGGCGCAGCTGACGGCAAGTCAGTGGGGGATGGTCACGACCGCGCAGGCTGAGTCGGCCGGGGTCTCGCGCATGCAGCTGTCTCGGCTCACCCAGCGCGGCCTGCTCGAGCGGCTGGTCCACGGCGTGTATCGCGACGCTGGCAGCACCCCAGGGGAGTGGGACGACATCCGAGCCGCGTGGATCAGCGCCGAGCCGAAGCGGACCGCCGAGGAGCGCCTCCGGGCTGCCACCCCTGATGTCGTGGTCAGCGGCAGCACCGCGGCCCACCTCCACGGCTACGGCGACCTGCAGCCGGAGCCGTACGAGCTCATCACCTCCAAGCGTCGCCAATCTCAGCGGACCGATGTGCGCTACCGCCAGCGGAGCGTGCCCCCGCGCGACGTGACGGTCGTGTCCGGCCTGCCGACGACGACAATCGAGCGCACCATCGCCGACCTAGTGCGCGACCACCACGACCTCAGCCTCGTGGCGGACGTCCTCGCCGGCGCGGTGCGTGCGGACGCCGTCGACACCGATCGACTCGTCGAGCTCCTGGACGCCGATGCGGGGCGCACCGGAGAGCCCCCCCACGACGGCGCCGCGCTCGTTCAGAAGCTGCTCGAGCTCGGGGGAGTGGATGCAGCGTCGCAGCTCGAGCGGGTGCTTCGGCAGGACACTGCCGTGCTGGCGGACCTCGGTCAGCGGATCGGCGAGGGGATCCTGGCCTCTCTGGCAGAGCATCGCGCGGAGATGACGGGCCTTCTGCCGGACATCGCAGGGAGCCTGGGCGACGCGATGGGGCACTCCCTTCTCGCCGCAGCCGTCCGCGAGTCCGTCCTAACGTCACTCCTCCCGTCGACCAGCTACATCACAGACGGGCTCCTTGAACACGTCCGCAAGTCCATGACGCCGGTTCTTCCCGCCTCTCAACACGTCACGGTTTCCCCCCTAGGCGACGCCCTGGTTCCCATCACGTCGCTGCTAGGGGAACCCAAATCCACAAAGCCCCACAAGCGCACCAAGAGGGATAGCGATGCCTGA
- the mobF gene encoding MobF family relaxase, whose product MTMHILSAGDGYAYYTSEVATGDAKRDRDRELGDYYTVDGNPPGRWMGGGAALLGVSGTVTEEQMKALYGEGLHPDADRIIAEALAEGVSAKEAQQRAKLGRASYAYRAGPTTLQGRIQAGYDAFQRLNGHEPDAEERRIIRAREGARAFRDAKGREPADKEELGKFITAATRPDQTAVAGFDLVCSPSKSVSVLWALGDRDTRKVIEAAQEQAVRDTIGYLEREAIATRAGTNGVAQIEVEGGIAATVFRHYDSRNGDPQLHDHVVVANKVKGVDGKWRTIDSKLLHRMNVPASEFYNAAVMSEVCRRLGVTTTARVPSPGKRPVMEIAGVDPDLIDTFSSRSASIRATTTRLTEEYQRDHGRAPDAKTLIAIAQQATLETRPQKDDVRSPQAIHEAAVARVGADRAAGLVDAARALARTNKEAASVDVDEITAQVLRTVEEHHAVWGAHVIEAEARRHLAALIPDQSVAEPLVQKVTRAALGGSVTLTPPSPHGAFTPLTRSDGSSIYDHKGKTLFTSTRILDAEDQLLDAARTRTVSPVSRDTFERTAAQHSGPLDAGQRDLAREFATSDRELVVGIGPAGAGKTTALRLAATALEDGGRRMIGLAPSAPAASVIAEAVGIEATTIHGFLTAHAQAELPAKYEIRAGDVLVVDEAGMAGTQRLAALHTIAREYGAYVRLIGDDRQLSAVEAGGALRLIDREVGSVRLEHVHRFQDADEAEASLHLRDPLRPGDPFAWYQANDRVVGGDVDRMTDAVFAGWQTDTDAGLRSLMLAPTGATVTELNARAQAHRIAAGAVTGTRSVKLRDDLSAHVGDVIATRRNESLLRIQNGRDRVKNGDLWQVARIGADGSLDVVHRDHAAPVTLPAGYVREHVELGYARTISRSQGLTADTSHVLGDESMTRETAYTGLTRGKQSNRLYLDVADGAAVDDALEQIAARSDAMLSAHETIRAEQDRVDDLVTLIDQHADVADRAGEIRYGRIAEVALGTSLATTLQSQESWGAVAAALRHAEDYGFSPVDTLRVAYEQREIGTADDVPAVLSWRIERALEKIDAPRRSVMDLPDVDGVAAWIADARLQDNDLVPEDWREHLQERHHYIGVRLKERGATLAVERPAWTDALGAVPSHPTRMFPWHQLAAEVDVLRAKYRVDPAEPAAIPATLRGKEIADRLQQRVTAMYKASLLLSAEPIALDTRQRYAAHFTARVEAARATLGRPVAVPAMAAAQQGPAVVATATATVSTDLASAATPQASIAETVAASATSTETTPVATASRTTEQEGTTMSDPIDEALEHVGRHAGRVGQTITSEVTRQIQRVADERRREQQEIQRRAERERDQAVREALRQADRDRKKAEQAVAREQERADRLASRYGRPETEQQREDAAPVEGPTLEDDPTALTSDARDGLHAEAEVIDSHAQSEDAAFTGRELEEREMLRVAGIDPAEQPSGTVSGTSWSNQPAAPEILRADDGIER is encoded by the coding sequence ATGACGATGCACATCCTCTCCGCGGGGGACGGGTATGCGTACTACACGAGCGAGGTCGCTACGGGTGATGCGAAGCGCGATCGGGATCGTGAGCTCGGCGACTACTACACCGTCGACGGCAACCCTCCCGGCCGCTGGATGGGCGGCGGCGCGGCGCTCCTCGGCGTGTCCGGGACGGTCACCGAGGAGCAGATGAAAGCCCTCTACGGTGAAGGGCTGCATCCGGACGCGGACCGCATCATCGCCGAGGCTCTCGCCGAGGGGGTGTCCGCTAAGGAGGCGCAGCAGCGCGCCAAGCTCGGCCGCGCCTCCTACGCCTACCGCGCCGGACCCACCACGCTGCAAGGGCGGATCCAGGCTGGTTACGACGCGTTCCAGCGCCTCAACGGCCACGAGCCCGACGCCGAGGAACGCCGCATCATCCGCGCCCGCGAGGGTGCGCGGGCGTTCCGCGACGCCAAGGGACGGGAGCCGGCGGACAAGGAGGAGCTCGGCAAGTTCATCACCGCCGCCACCCGTCCCGACCAGACCGCGGTCGCCGGGTTCGACCTCGTCTGCTCCCCGTCGAAGAGCGTCTCCGTTCTCTGGGCGCTCGGCGACAGGGACACCCGGAAGGTCATCGAGGCGGCCCAAGAGCAAGCCGTGCGTGACACCATCGGCTACCTCGAGCGCGAGGCGATCGCCACCCGTGCCGGTACCAACGGGGTCGCGCAGATCGAGGTCGAGGGCGGCATCGCGGCGACCGTGTTCCGTCACTACGACTCCCGGAACGGGGACCCGCAGCTGCACGACCACGTCGTGGTCGCGAACAAGGTCAAGGGCGTCGACGGCAAGTGGCGCACCATCGACTCCAAGCTCCTGCACCGCATGAACGTGCCGGCCTCGGAGTTCTACAACGCCGCCGTCATGTCCGAGGTGTGCCGCCGCCTCGGCGTCACCACGACCGCCCGGGTCCCCTCCCCCGGCAAGCGTCCGGTGATGGAAATCGCGGGCGTCGACCCGGACCTGATCGACACGTTCTCCTCCCGCTCCGCGTCCATCCGGGCGACGACCACCCGGCTGACGGAGGAGTACCAGCGCGACCACGGCCGTGCCCCGGACGCGAAGACCCTCATCGCGATCGCGCAGCAGGCGACGTTGGAGACGCGCCCGCAGAAGGACGACGTCCGCTCCCCGCAGGCCATCCACGAGGCCGCCGTCGCCCGCGTCGGCGCCGACCGCGCCGCCGGCCTCGTCGACGCCGCGCGCGCCCTCGCGCGCACGAACAAGGAGGCCGCGAGCGTCGACGTCGACGAGATCACCGCGCAGGTGCTCCGCACGGTGGAAGAGCATCACGCGGTGTGGGGCGCGCACGTCATCGAGGCCGAAGCACGCCGGCACCTCGCCGCCCTGATCCCCGACCAGAGCGTCGCGGAACCCCTCGTGCAGAAGGTCACCCGTGCCGCCCTGGGCGGATCGGTGACGCTCACTCCCCCGTCCCCGCATGGCGCGTTCACGCCGCTCACGCGGTCGGACGGGTCGAGCATCTACGACCACAAGGGCAAGACCCTGTTCACGTCGACGCGGATCCTCGACGCCGAGGACCAGCTCCTCGACGCCGCCCGCACCCGCACCGTGTCCCCCGTCAGCCGGGACACGTTCGAGCGCACTGCCGCCCAGCACTCCGGCCCGCTCGACGCCGGCCAACGGGATCTCGCCCGCGAGTTCGCGACCTCGGACCGTGAGCTCGTGGTCGGCATCGGGCCCGCCGGCGCCGGCAAGACGACCGCGCTGCGCCTGGCCGCGACCGCGCTCGAGGACGGCGGCCGCCGCATGATCGGCCTCGCCCCCTCCGCCCCGGCCGCGTCCGTGATTGCCGAAGCAGTGGGCATCGAGGCGACCACCATCCACGGGTTCCTGACCGCCCACGCGCAGGCGGAGCTGCCTGCCAAGTACGAGATCCGCGCCGGTGACGTCCTGGTCGTCGACGAGGCCGGCATGGCCGGCACTCAGCGCCTCGCCGCCTTGCACACCATCGCCCGCGAGTACGGCGCGTACGTGCGCCTCATCGGCGACGACCGGCAGCTCTCCGCGGTCGAGGCCGGCGGTGCGCTGCGCCTGATCGACCGCGAGGTGGGGTCCGTGCGCCTCGAGCACGTCCACCGGTTCCAGGACGCCGACGAAGCCGAAGCCTCGCTGCACCTGCGCGACCCGCTGCGGCCCGGGGACCCGTTCGCCTGGTACCAGGCGAACGATCGGGTCGTCGGGGGCGACGTCGACCGGATGACCGACGCCGTGTTCGCCGGCTGGCAGACCGACACCGATGCGGGTCTCCGCTCGCTCATGCTCGCGCCGACCGGTGCCACCGTCACCGAGCTCAACGCCCGTGCGCAGGCCCACCGCATCGCGGCCGGCGCTGTCACCGGCACCCGCTCGGTGAAGCTCCGCGACGACCTCTCCGCGCACGTCGGCGACGTCATCGCCACTCGCCGCAATGAGTCGCTGCTGCGGATCCAGAACGGCCGCGACCGGGTCAAGAACGGCGACCTGTGGCAGGTCGCCCGCATCGGGGCCGACGGATCCCTCGACGTCGTCCACCGCGACCACGCCGCACCCGTCACGCTCCCCGCCGGGTACGTGCGCGAGCACGTCGAGCTCGGCTATGCCCGCACCATCAGCCGCTCGCAGGGCCTCACCGCCGACACCAGTCACGTCCTGGGCGATGAGAGCATGACCCGCGAGACCGCCTACACCGGCCTCACCCGCGGCAAGCAGTCCAACCGGCTCTACCTCGACGTCGCCGACGGCGCCGCCGTCGACGACGCGCTCGAGCAGATCGCCGCCCGCTCCGACGCGATGCTCTCCGCACACGAGACCATCCGCGCAGAGCAGGACCGCGTCGACGACCTGGTAACCCTCATCGACCAGCACGCCGACGTCGCCGATCGCGCCGGCGAGATCCGCTACGGCCGGATCGCCGAGGTCGCCCTCGGGACCAGCCTCGCCACCACCCTGCAGTCGCAGGAGAGCTGGGGCGCCGTCGCGGCCGCGCTCCGGCACGCCGAGGACTACGGGTTCAGCCCCGTAGACACGCTCCGCGTCGCGTACGAGCAGCGCGAGATCGGTACGGCGGACGATGTGCCGGCGGTGCTGTCCTGGCGCATCGAGCGCGCCCTCGAGAAGATCGACGCCCCGAGGCGCTCCGTCATGGACCTGCCCGACGTCGACGGTGTCGCCGCGTGGATCGCCGACGCCCGCCTCCAGGACAACGACCTGGTGCCCGAGGACTGGCGCGAGCACCTGCAGGAGCGCCACCACTACATCGGCGTCCGCCTCAAGGAGCGCGGCGCGACCCTCGCCGTCGAGCGCCCCGCGTGGACGGATGCGCTCGGCGCCGTCCCGTCGCACCCCACGCGCATGTTCCCCTGGCATCAGCTCGCCGCCGAGGTCGACGTCCTTCGCGCGAAGTACCGCGTCGACCCCGCCGAGCCGGCCGCCATACCGGCGACGTTGCGCGGGAAAGAGATCGCCGACCGCCTGCAGCAGCGTGTGACCGCCATGTACAAGGCGTCCCTGCTCCTCAGCGCCGAACCAATCGCCCTCGACACCCGCCAGCGGTACGCCGCCCACTTCACCGCCCGCGTCGAGGCCGCCCGCGCCACCCTCGGCCGGCCGGTCGCCGTGCCGGCGATGGCGGCCGCGCAGCAGGGTCCGGCGGTCGTGGCCACGGCTACGGCTACGGTGTCCACCGATCTCGCCTCGGCGGCGACTCCGCAGGCGTCCATCGCCGAGACCGTAGCCGCGTCCGCGACAAGCACCGAGACCACCCCCGTGGCCACGGCCTCCCGCACAACCGAGCAGGAAGGAACCACCATGAGCGATCCCATTGACGAGGCGCTCGAGCACGTTGGCCGGCACGCGGGCCGCGTTGGGCAGACCATTACCTCGGAGGTCACCCGACAGATCCAGCGCGTCGCTGACGAGCGGCGCCGCGAGCAGCAGGAGATCCAGCGCAGGGCTGAGCGTGAGCGCGATCAGGCAGTCCGAGAGGCGCTGCGGCAGGCAGACCGCGATCGGAAGAAGGCCGAGCAGGCCGTCGCGCGGGAACAGGAGCGGGCTGACCGGCTCGCCTCCCGCTATGGCCGCCCTGAGACAGAGCAGCAGCGTGAGGACGCCGCTCCTGTTGAAGGCCCCACGCTCGAGGACGACCCAACGGCACTCACATCCGATGCCCGCGACGGCTTGCATGCAGAGGCAGAGGTGATCGATTCCCACGCACAGAGTGAGGACGCCGCGTTTACGGGGCGTGAGCTCGAGGAGCGCGAGATGCTGCGCGTTGCCGGCATCGACCCTGCCGAACAACCTAGCGGCACCGTCAGCGGCACGTCATGGTCAAACCAGCCGGCGGCTCCGGAGATCTTGCGGGCTGACGACGGCATCGAGCGGTGA